A section of the Thermodesulfobacteriota bacterium genome encodes:
- a CDS encoding aldolase/citrate lyase family protein: protein MEKKKLSFKERLNTHNVTIGSWITIGNPYIAEIMARSGFDWLTVDMEHSAITLHQAQQIIQVIELCGVPPLVRVEENNANIIKRVMDAGAYGVIVPMVNTQEDAIKAVNAVKYPPVGTRGVGLARAQGYGLEFEEYKEWVNKESIVIVQIEHIEAVNNLEKILSVDGINAFIVGPYDLSGSLGKPGEFDHPEVRKALNRIMEVAKKYGAVSGFHIIPPDAKHVLKKIEEGYRFIAFSLDTLFLGTSCREGMKKIMRGLKENI, encoded by the coding sequence ATGGAAAAAAAGAAACTTAGCTTCAAAGAACGCCTGAATACTCATAACGTAACTATTGGCTCGTGGATTACTATAGGCAACCCTTATATAGCAGAGATTATGGCAAGGTCTGGTTTTGACTGGCTGACCGTGGATATGGAACATTCTGCTATAACATTACATCAGGCACAGCAAATCATACAGGTTATAGAACTATGCGGTGTACCTCCTTTAGTTCGTGTTGAAGAAAACAACGCCAATATCATAAAAAGAGTTATGGATGCGGGTGCCTACGGGGTTATTGTCCCTATGGTAAATACACAGGAAGATGCAATAAAGGCAGTAAATGCTGTAAAGTATCCACCTGTGGGAACAAGGGGAGTAGGACTTGCCCGTGCACAAGGATACGGCCTAGAATTTGAGGAATACAAAGAATGGGTAAACAAAGAAAGTATTGTTATCGTTCAGATTGAACACATTGAAGCAGTAAATAACCTAGAAAAAATCCTGAGTGTAGATGGTATAAACGCCTTTATAGTTGGACCTTATGATCTATCAGGGTCGTTGGGAAAACCAGGTGAATTTGATCATCCTGAGGTGAGAAAAGCCCTTAACCGTATAATGGAAGTGGCAAAAAAATATGGGGCGGTATCAGGGTTTCATATAATTCCACCGGATGCCAAACATGTCCTAAAAAAGATAGAGGAAGGCTACCGATTTATTGCCTTCAGTTTGGATACGTTGTTTTTGGGCACTTCATGCAGAGAGGGAATGAAAAAGATTATGCGAGGATTAAAGGAGAATATATGA
- a CDS encoding glycosyltransferase, which produces MINILYVHNDLDIGGAQAIRYMFLKHLPKDEYKIHICCLRKKGRYGDKLEAMGYRIKELTQSSHFFSFLTTYKLFAYMKSEAFDIIHSSLFFANYHSTLAGTLAKIPLIITEEHGEHSFHLKTRYWFHRLIGRLIARLSDVILCCSDAIKKDIQRLYHVPETKIKVIKNMVEDETLHVSRSRKTIRHELQLPEQATVLGTVSSLSRIKNQRLLIDLLYRFKEKELFLVFVGDGPLKEELRKYAISLDISSKVRFTGWRDDVANILNSLDVFILPSISEGMPISLLEAMSMGLPCIATRVGGIEELLSDGVTGKLVEVNNHGELANALAWVLDNRGEAEKLGLAARQHVIQNFKSSSYVNKVIELYENLKKKKTMMVN; this is translated from the coding sequence ATGATTAATATTTTATATGTTCATAACGACCTGGATATAGGTGGCGCTCAAGCAATAAGATACATGTTTTTGAAACATCTTCCCAAAGACGAATATAAAATACATATTTGTTGTTTGAGAAAAAAGGGGAGATACGGGGATAAGTTAGAAGCTATGGGATATCGAATCAAGGAACTAACCCAATCTTCTCATTTTTTCTCGTTTTTAACTACCTATAAACTCTTTGCCTACATGAAAAGTGAGGCTTTCGATATTATTCATTCCTCTCTTTTTTTCGCCAACTACCACAGTACCCTGGCGGGCACACTTGCAAAAATTCCTTTGATTATTACAGAAGAACACGGGGAACACAGTTTTCATTTAAAGACAAGATATTGGTTTCATAGATTAATTGGACGATTAATAGCCCGTCTCAGTGATGTCATTTTGTGTTGTAGTGATGCCATTAAAAAAGACATTCAGAGACTCTATCATGTTCCAGAAACAAAAATAAAAGTGATCAAAAATATGGTGGAGGATGAAACACTACATGTCAGTCGATCGAGAAAGACCATTAGACACGAGTTACAACTTCCTGAACAAGCAACGGTTTTGGGGACGGTTTCTTCTCTGTCAAGGATAAAAAACCAGAGGCTTTTGATAGATCTTTTATATAGATTCAAGGAAAAAGAACTGTTTCTTGTATTTGTGGGTGATGGCCCGCTTAAAGAAGAATTAAGGAAGTACGCTATTTCGTTGGATATAAGTTCCAAAGTTCGTTTTACAGGGTGGCGAGACGATGTAGCAAATATCCTTAATTCATTAGACGTCTTCATACTGCCTTCTATCAGCGAAGGGATGCCAATCTCTCTGCTAGAAGCTATGTCTATGGGTCTGCCTTGCATCGCTACCCGGGTGGGTGGGATAGAAGAACTCCTGAGCGATGGTGTAACTGGCAAATTAGTCGAAGTCAATAACCATGGTGAACTGGCAAATGCTTTAGCCTGGGTACTGGATAATCGGGGGGAGGCAGAAAAATTAGGGCTAGCTGCCCGTCAACACGTAATCCAGAACTTTAAGTCCAGTTCATATGTAAACAAGGTGATCGAGTTGTACGAAAATTTAAAGAAAAAGAAAACCATGATGGTCAACTGA
- a CDS encoding glycosyltransferase, translated as MVSVIIPTYNQAKFLGYAIDSVFSQTHKNFELIIVDNHSEDQTEELVSSYKDPRIRYFIFKNHGIIAASRNLGIDNSTGEYVAFLDSDDLWKHDKIEKQLDVFKKNPEAGIVYSDYEIIGENGEPVSRRYTPIHYEGNITRKLLHYNFAALSSVIIKRSCLEDTGKFNEHKELVTCEDWELLLRLSLKYKFYWTHSRDLFYRIHQGSKSNSQERVAAILAALDSFYSLSNLPETIHQIKNSVYSNAFKLAAMHCFHLHDYAKVRKLTYKVFTNDLKQTDTTLLRNYVLSFLGSRLLHTITKIYYKIRNM; from the coding sequence TTGGTATCAGTAATAATACCTACATATAATCAAGCCAAATTCCTTGGTTATGCAATAGACTCAGTTTTTTCTCAAACTCATAAAAATTTTGAATTAATAATAGTGGACAATCACTCAGAAGATCAGACTGAAGAATTGGTATCCTCATATAAGGACCCAAGGATAAGGTATTTTATATTTAAAAACCATGGAATCATAGCCGCATCACGAAATTTAGGAATAGACAATTCAACAGGAGAATATGTAGCCTTTCTTGATTCCGATGACCTTTGGAAGCATGATAAAATTGAAAAGCAACTGGATGTTTTTAAAAAAAACCCTGAAGCCGGGATTGTGTACAGTGACTATGAAATTATAGGAGAAAATGGTGAGCCTGTCAGCAGGAGATATACACCGATACACTATGAAGGAAACATAACCAGGAAACTACTGCATTATAATTTTGCAGCCCTTTCCAGTGTAATAATAAAAAGAAGTTGTCTGGAAGACACAGGGAAATTTAATGAACATAAAGAGCTGGTAACCTGTGAAGATTGGGAATTGCTTCTTCGGCTTTCTCTTAAATATAAATTTTATTGGACACATTCAAGAGACTTATTTTACAGAATCCACCAGGGTAGTAAATCAAATTCCCAGGAAAGAGTAGCTGCAATATTGGCAGCTTTAGATAGTTTTTATTCTCTCTCCAATTTGCCAGAAACAATACATCAAATAAAAAACTCCGTTTATTCAAACGCATTCAAATTGGCAGCTATGCACTGTTTCCACTTACATGACTATGCTAAAGTAAGGAAACTTACCTATAAAGTATTTACTAACGATTTAAAACAAACGGATACTACCTTGTTGAGAAATTATGTTCTGAGCTTTTTAGGCAGCAGATTACTCCATACTATTACCAAAATTTATTACAAAATCAGAAATATGTAG
- a CDS encoding SDR family oxidoreductase yields MKILITGGLGYIGGRIANYLKREAEDIKISLTTRNKDRKLPSWAKEFEILQMDVLEKESIDKCLDGVEVVIHLAALNEIDSLKDPQSAWEINVKGTFNLLELSRTKGIKKFIYFSTFHVYGNPSNSIITEETPTKPFHPYSITHRAAEDFVRYFEHYYGIKTLILRLSNGYGYPMDKDINRWTLVFNDLCRQAVTTGKIRLKSSGRQYRDFISIEDIARAVYHFIFVLKDKWGDGLYNLGGNCAISILNAAQKVAEVCDVKYGKKIKLEVPNEKTAPEVLEMPFTYSIQKIMYTGFTLKSEMDKEILKTLSVCEEFL; encoded by the coding sequence GTGAAAATATTAATAACCGGTGGATTGGGATACATTGGAGGGCGAATTGCAAATTACCTTAAAAGAGAAGCAGAAGATATTAAGATTAGTCTCACAACAAGGAATAAAGACAGAAAATTACCCTCATGGGCAAAAGAGTTTGAAATATTACAGATGGACGTTCTTGAAAAGGAATCCATTGATAAGTGCCTGGACGGAGTGGAAGTTGTCATCCATCTGGCAGCATTAAATGAGATTGACTCTCTAAAAGACCCACAATCCGCATGGGAGATAAATGTAAAGGGGACATTTAATCTATTAGAGCTTTCACGAACTAAAGGGATAAAAAAGTTTATCTACTTTTCTACCTTTCATGTATACGGCAATCCTTCAAACTCAATCATTACCGAGGAAACCCCCACAAAACCGTTTCATCCTTATTCAATAACGCACAGGGCTGCAGAGGATTTCGTGAGATACTTTGAGCATTATTATGGAATTAAAACACTAATATTGAGGTTGTCAAACGGCTACGGTTACCCCATGGATAAAGATATTAACAGATGGACTTTAGTTTTTAACGATCTATGCCGGCAAGCGGTAACAACCGGCAAAATAAGGTTAAAATCATCCGGCAGGCAGTACAGAGATTTCATATCAATTGAAGACATAGCAAGGGCTGTTTATCATTTTATTTTTGTTTTAAAAGACAAATGGGGGGATGGATTATATAATCTGGGTGGAAATTGTGCGATATCTATTCTGAATGCAGCCCAAAAAGTCGCAGAAGTCTGTGATGTTAAGTACGGGAAAAAAATTAAACTAGAGGTGCCCAATGAAAAAACAGCTCCAGAAGTTTTAGAGATGCCATTTACGTATAGTATTCAAAAAATTATGTATACAGGCTTTACGCTGAAAAGTGAAATGGATAAAGAAATTCTAAAGACACTCTCTGTTTGCGAAGAGTTTTTATAA
- a CDS encoding dTDP-4-dehydrorhamnose 3,5-epimerase family protein gives MIQGVTIKPLRKIPDERGSVMHMMRVDDPEFEKFGEIYFSTVYPGVIKGWHIHKEMTLNYAVIYGMIKLVLYDERENSPTKGKIQEIFLGLNNYCLVKIPPLVWNGFKGIGTTISIVANLATIPHRPDEIERLDPFNNHIPYSWELKHK, from the coding sequence ATGATTCAAGGAGTAACGATTAAACCATTAAGAAAAATCCCGGATGAACGGGGATCAGTTATGCATATGATGAGGGTTGATGATCCGGAGTTTGAAAAATTTGGCGAGATATATTTTTCTACCGTGTATCCGGGTGTAATAAAGGGCTGGCACATTCATAAAGAGATGACATTAAACTATGCTGTCATATATGGGATGATAAAGCTGGTACTCTATGACGAGAGGGAAAATTCGCCAACCAAAGGAAAAATACAGGAAATATTCTTAGGTTTGAATAACTATTGCCTGGTAAAGATACCTCCCTTGGTCTGGAACGGTTTCAAGGGTATCGGAACAACCATAAGCATAGTTGCCAACCTTGCAACGATTCCTCACAGACCTGATGAAATTGAAAGATTGGACCCTTTCAACAACCATATTCCTTATAGCTGGGAGCTAAAGCATAAGTGA
- a CDS encoding GDP-mannose 4,6-dehydratase yields the protein MRDYWLNRNVFVTGCTGLLGSWLTKLLVERGANVTGLIRDWVPKSNLNWSGFINEINVLRGEIEDYLLLERVINEYEIDTVFHLSAQTIVSIANRNPISTFETNIKGTWNLLEACRRNPTVKRIVVASSDKAYGEQEILPYTEDTPLRGSHPYDVSKSCADLIAFTYYDTYKLPVCITRCGNFYGGGDLNFNRIVPGTIRSVINNEYPVIRSDGSFIRDYIYILDAVNAYLFLAEKMDTLLIYGEAFNFSNEIQISVLELVKKILKMMGREDLEPIVLNKVKNEIHHQYLSAQKAREVLEWKPLYTLEKGLSETIEWYREFFSR from the coding sequence ATGCGGGATTACTGGCTGAACAGGAATGTATTTGTAACAGGCTGTACTGGACTTTTAGGCTCATGGTTAACTAAACTCCTGGTTGAAAGGGGTGCCAATGTTACAGGCTTGATAAGAGACTGGGTGCCTAAATCCAATCTGAACTGGTCCGGATTTATAAATGAAATAAATGTGCTAAGAGGAGAAATTGAAGACTACTTACTCCTGGAGAGAGTCATCAACGAATATGAAATAGACACAGTCTTCCATTTATCTGCCCAAACCATAGTCAGCATTGCAAACAGAAATCCAATATCCACTTTTGAAACCAATATAAAAGGTACATGGAATCTTTTAGAAGCATGCCGGAGGAATCCAACAGTCAAAAGAATTGTAGTAGCCTCCAGTGACAAGGCATACGGAGAGCAGGAAATTCTGCCCTATACCGAAGACACACCCCTCAGAGGTTCTCATCCGTATGACGTTTCAAAGAGCTGTGCTGATTTAATTGCATTTACTTACTACGACACTTATAAACTGCCAGTCTGCATCACCAGGTGCGGGAACTTTTATGGTGGGGGGGATTTGAACTTCAACCGGATCGTCCCCGGAACCATTCGTTCGGTTATAAATAACGAATATCCAGTAATTAGAAGTGATGGTTCATTTATCAGGGATTACATTTATATACTTGATGCGGTTAATGCCTATCTATTTTTAGCAGAAAAGATGGACACACTGCTTATATACGGAGAAGCCTTTAATTTCAGTAATGAAATACAAATATCTGTTTTAGAATTAGTAAAGAAGATATTGAAAATGATGGGCAGAGAAGATTTAGAGCCAATCGTATTAAATAAGGTTAAAAACGAAATTCATCATCAATATCTTTCAGCACAAAAGGCAAGAGAGGTATTGGAATGGAAGCCTTTATATACCTTAGAGAAAGGACTTAGCGAAACGATAGAATGGTATAGGGAGTTTTTTAGTAGATAG
- the rfbF gene encoding glucose-1-phosphate cytidylyltransferase, which produces MKVAILCGGFGTRLREETEIRPKPMVEIGGMPILWHIMKTYAYYGFNKFILCLGYKGEVIKEYFYHYEILSNDFTIELGSKNIEIYPKHSETGWEITLIDTGLNAMTGTRVKRIERFIDGDTFMLTYGDGVTDLNVQELLNFHKSHGKIGTVTGVSPPSRYGELLIHKDQVISFNEKPITNNNSINGGFFVFNRAFFNYLKNDDNCVLEREPLEKLASDGELKIFQHKGFWQCMDTYRDYKYLTELWENGNPPWKVW; this is translated from the coding sequence ATGAAAGTTGCTATACTCTGTGGTGGTTTTGGTACCCGTTTGAGAGAAGAGACAGAGATAAGACCAAAGCCCATGGTCGAAATTGGAGGTATGCCGATTCTATGGCATATCATGAAGACATACGCCTATTACGGGTTTAACAAGTTTATTCTTTGTCTTGGTTATAAAGGTGAAGTTATAAAAGAGTATTTTTATCACTATGAAATCCTATCAAACGACTTCACAATTGAGCTTGGCTCGAAGAACATAGAAATATATCCCAAGCATTCAGAAACAGGATGGGAAATTACATTAATAGACACAGGGCTAAACGCCATGACAGGCACACGTGTAAAACGAATTGAGAGATTTATTGATGGAGATACCTTCATGTTAACCTATGGAGATGGGGTAACAGATCTGAATGTTCAAGAATTACTGAATTTTCATAAAAGCCATGGCAAGATAGGAACGGTAACGGGGGTATCTCCACCTTCCCGATATGGCGAGCTCCTGATTCATAAAGATCAGGTAATTTCATTCAATGAGAAACCTATAACCAATAATAACTCAATTAATGGTGGTTTTTTTGTATTTAACAGGGCGTTCTTCAATTACCTGAAAAACGACGATAATTGTGTCCTGGAAAGGGAGCCTTTAGAAAAATTGGCTTCAGATGGTGAACTAAAAATATTCCAGCATAAAGGCTTCTGGCAGTGCATGGATACCTACAGGGACTATAAATACCTGACTGAGTTATGGGAAAATGGTAATCCTCCCTGGAAGGTATGGTAG
- a CDS encoding FkbM family methyltransferase, which produces MRIKQKALDQATKLLKRGIQIVGRDKATVIFAHLSEDLAPVFALKTEVGEIKFFCPGKLPEWRARTLLTKEPETIEWIHTFNKAEIIWDIGASVGVYSLYAGAKGMLVLAFEPHPGNYYLLSRNIEINKMDDRISAYCIAFNDTTKLDTFYMANTELGAALNSFGETLDWEGNTFTASLKQAMIGLSIDDFVEQFNPPFPNGIKIDVDGNENKIVKGARKTLTDKRLKSVLVELDTDRKDYCKEVIDILENSGLKFFKKQHAPEFDNSKFSNVYNHIFVRS; this is translated from the coding sequence ATGCGCATCAAACAAAAGGCACTTGATCAAGCAACAAAACTATTGAAAAGAGGAATCCAAATTGTTGGGAGAGATAAAGCTACGGTGATTTTTGCCCATTTGTCAGAAGATCTTGCGCCAGTCTTCGCCTTAAAAACTGAGGTTGGAGAAATAAAGTTTTTCTGTCCAGGAAAGTTACCTGAATGGCGTGCTAGAACTTTACTTACAAAGGAACCAGAAACTATTGAATGGATACATACCTTCAATAAAGCAGAGATTATTTGGGATATTGGTGCAAGTGTTGGAGTGTATTCTCTGTATGCAGGAGCGAAAGGAATGCTCGTACTAGCATTTGAACCTCACCCAGGCAATTACTATTTGTTGAGCAGAAATATAGAAATCAATAAAATGGATGATAGGATATCGGCTTACTGCATAGCTTTCAATGATACAACAAAGCTGGATACTTTCTATATGGCAAACACCGAGCTCGGCGCAGCCCTAAATAGCTTTGGTGAAACACTCGACTGGGAGGGTAACACTTTTACAGCATCTTTGAAACAAGCAATGATTGGGCTTAGCATAGATGATTTTGTTGAACAGTTTAATCCTCCTTTTCCAAACGGCATCAAAATTGATGTTGATGGCAATGAAAATAAGATTGTTAAAGGGGCTAGAAAAACGCTTACTGACAAACGACTCAAATCAGTTCTTGTAGAATTAGACACAGATAGAAAAGACTATTGCAAGGAAGTAATAGATATACTCGAAAACTCAGGATTAAAGTTTTTCAAAAAACAGCATGCTCCCGAATTTGATAATAGCAAGTTTTCTAATGTGTACAATCACATCTTTGTACGGTCGTAG